The following proteins are co-located in the Aquarana catesbeiana isolate 2022-GZ linkage group LG02, ASM4218655v1, whole genome shotgun sequence genome:
- the DYRK1A gene encoding dual specificity tyrosine-phosphorylation-regulated kinase 1A, whose protein sequence is MHTGGETSTCKPSSVRLAPSFSFHAAGLQMAGQMPHSHQQYSDRRQQNLNDQQVPALPYNDQIQQPLPNQRRMPQTFRDPTTAPLRKLSIDLIKTYKHINEVYYAKKKRRHQQGQGDDSSHKKERKVYNDGYDDDNYDYIVKNGEKWMDRYEIDSLIGKGSFGQVVKAYDRVEQEWVAIKIIKNKKAFLNQAQIEVRLLELMNKHDTEMKYYIVHLKRHFMFRNHLCLVFEMLSYNLYDLLRNTNFRGVSLNLTRKFAQQMCTALLFLATPELSIIHCDLKPENILLCNPKRSAIKIVDFGSSCQLGQRIYQYIQSRFYRSPEVLLGMPYDLAIDMWSLGCILVEMHTGEPLFSGANEVDQMNKIVEVLGIPPAHILDQAPKARKFFEKTPDGTWNLKKTKDGKKEYKPPGTRKLHNILGVETGGPGGRRAGESGHTVADYLKFKDLILRMLDYDPKTRIQPYYALQHSFFKKTADEGTNTSNSVSTSPAMEQSQSSGTTSSTSSSSGGSSGTSNSGRARSDPTHQHRHSGGHFTAAVQAMDCETHSPQVRQPFPPPVGWTVTEAPTQVTIETHPVQETTFHVPPSQNVSHHHGNSSHHHHHHHHHHHHGQSLGSRTRPRVYNSPSNSSSTQDSMEVSHHSMTSLSSSTTSSSTSSSSTGNQGNQAYQNRPMAANTLDFGQNGTMDLNLTVYSNPRQETGITGHPTYQYSTNTGPAHYVTEGHLTMRQGIDREESPMTGVCVQQSPVASS, encoded by the exons GAGGAGAGACTTCAACATGCAAACCGTCATCTGTTCGGCTTGCACCCTCATTTTCATTCCATGCTGCCGGCCTACAGATGGCTGGGCAAATGCCACACTCTCATCAGCAGTACAGTGACCGGCGTCAGCAGAACCTAAATGACCAACAAGTACCTGCCTTACCTTACAATGACCAGATTCAGCAACCGTTGCCTAACCAG CGGCGGATGCCCCAAACTTTTCGTGATCCGACTACAGCACCTTTAAGGAAACTGTCAATTGACTTGATCAAAACATACAAACATATTAATGAG GTCTACTATGCAAAAAAGAAGCGGCGGCATCAGCAAGGACAAGGGGATGATTCCAGTCACAAAAAGGAGAGAAAGGTATACAATGATGGCTACGATGACGACAACTACGACTACATCGTAAAGAATGGCGAGAAGTGGATGGATCGCTATGAAATAGATTCCTTAATTGGGAAAGGTTCCTTTGGTCAG GTTGTAAAGGCATACGATCGCGTGGAGCAGGAGTGGGTGGCAATTAAAATCATAAAGAACAAGAAAGCTTTCTTAAATCAAGCCCAGATTGAAGTACGACTTCTAGAGCTGATGAACAAACATGACACAGAGATGAAGTACTATATCG tgcaTCTAAAGCGCCATTTTATGTTCCGAAACCACCTCTGCCTCGTGTTCGAAATGCTCTCCTACAATCTGTACGACTTGCTACGCAACACCAACTTTCGTGGTGTTTCTCTCAACCTGACACGAAAGTTTGCACAGCAGATGTGCACTGCACTGCTTTTCCTGGCAACTCCAGAGCTGAGTATCATTCACTGTGACCTAAAGCCTGAAAATATCCTGCTTTGTAATCCCAAGCGAAGCGCCATTAAGATTGTGGACTTTGGAAGTTCCTGCCAACTAGGGCAAAGG atATACCAATATATTCAGTCTCGCTTCTATCGGTCTCCAGAGGTTTTACTGGGAATGCCTTATGACCTTGCGATTGACATGTGGTCCCTTGGGTGCATTTTGGTAGAAATGCATACTGGAGAGCCCCTCTTTAGTGGAGCCAACGAA GTTGACCAGATGAATAAAATAGTGGAAGTTTTGGGAATCCCACCTGCTCACATTCTCGACCAAGCACCAAAAGCCAGGAAGTTCTTTGAGAAGACGCCAGATGGCACTTGGAACTTAAAGAAGACCAAAGACGGGAAAAAG GAGTACAAACCACCAGGGACACGGAAACTTCATAATATACTTGGAGTAGAAACTGGAGGTCCGGGAGGTCGGCGGGCGGGGGAATCAGGTCACACTGTAGCGGACTACTTAAAGTTTAAAGACCTCATTTTAAGGATGCTAGATTATGATCCCAAAACGCGGATCCAGCCGTACTATGCTCTACAACATAGTTTCTTCAAGAAAACTGCTGACGAAGGTACAAATACAAGTAACAGTGTATCTACAAGTCCAGCTATGGAGCAGTCTCAGTCATCAGGAACCACCTCAAGCACATCCTCTAGCTCAG GTGGCTCATCTGGGACGAGTAATAGTGGAAGAGCAAGGTCTGATCCAACCCATCAACACAGACACAGTGGAGGACACTTTACTGCTGCTGTTCAAGCTATGGATTGTGAGACGCACAGTCCTCAG GTTCGACAACCGTTTCCTCCACCAGTGGGTTGGACTGTCACTGAAGCACCCACACAAGTCACCATTGAAACCCACCCAGTCCAAGAGACAACATTTCACGTTCCCCCTTCACAAAACGTATCGCATCATCATGGGAATAGTtctcaccaccaccatcatcaccaccatcaccaccaccatggACAGTCACTGGGTAGCCGAACGAGGCCCAGAGTCTACAATTCCCCATCCAACAGCTCCTCCACCCAAGATTCTATGGAGGTCAGCCACCACTCCATGACATCCTTGTCTTCCTCAACTACTTCTTCCTCAACCTCCTCTTCGTCTACTGGCAACCAAGGCAACCAGGCCTACCAAAATCGCCCTATGGCTGCTAACACCTTGGACTTTGGACAGAATGGAACTATGGACCTTAACTTAACAGTCTATTCAAATCCTCGCCAAGAGACTGGCATCACTGGCCATCCGACGTACCAATATTCTACAAACACAGGCCCTGCCCACTATGTAACTGAGGGACATCTGACAATGAGGCAAGGCATTGATAGAGAAGAATCTCCCATGACAGGAGTTTGTGTTCAGCAAAGTCCTGTCGCAAGCTCGTGA